From Panicum hallii strain FIL2 chromosome 2, PHallii_v3.1, whole genome shotgun sequence, a single genomic window includes:
- the LOC112882241 gene encoding WRKY transcription factor WRKY62-like isoform X2, whose protein sequence is MDGDGECSSPTGRAPGLLPLFGPSPAAESLEDKLRRLSEENRKLSGALDAILADRPHLRALATSPTPSCHVHAPAEVAAASVTAEPRPKVRTVCARAEPSDADANHLKDGYQWRKYGQKVTRDNPYPRAYFRCAYAPSCAVKKKVQRSAEDKSMLVATYEGEHNHEQRAQSDDVSDASTILQQQQAGSLPCSISINSLGRTIILGPADQRPGSSAEAVAAAEVITPEFRKVLVDELVNLLKNDAEFMESLTSAVAARVMERIPGQIF, encoded by the exons atggacggcgacggcgagtgCTCCTCCCCCACCGGCAGAGCACCAGGGCTCCTGCCGCTCTTCGGGCCGTCACCGGCG GCGGAGAGCCTCGAGGACAAGCTGAGGCGGCTCAGCGAGGAGAACCGCAAGCTGTCCGGCGCGCTGGACGCCATCCTCGCCGACCGCCCCCACCTGCGCGCCCTCGCCACGTCGCCGACGCCGAGCTGCCACGTGCACGCGCCGGCAGAAGTGGCGGCCGCCAGCGTGACGGCGGAGCCGCGGCCCAAGGTCAGGACGGTGTGCGCGCGCGCCGAGCCGTCGGACGCCGACGCCAACCACCTCAAGGACGGCTACCAGTGGCGCAAGTACGGCCAGAAGGTGACGCGCGACAACCCGTACCCGAGGGCCTACTTCCGCTGCGCGTACGCTCCCTCCTGCGCCGTCAAGAAGAAG GTGCAAAGGAGTGCGGAGGACAAGTCGATGCTGGTGGCGACATACGAGGGCGAACACAACCACGAGCAGCGCGCCCAGAGCGACGATGTCAGCGACGCATCGACGATcctccagcagcagcaggccggGTCGCTGCCATGCTCGATCTCCATCAACTCGTTGGGCCGGACGATCATCCTTGGTCCGGCGGACCAACGGCCGGGATCGAGCGCCGAGGCGGTCGCCGCAGCGGAGGTCATAACGCCGGAGTTTCGAAAGGTTTTGGTGGACGAGCTCGTGAATCTGCTCAAGAACGATGCGGAGTTCATGGAGTCTCTGACAAGCGCAGTGGCTGCGAGGGTGATGGAGAGAATACCAGGGCAAATATTCTGA
- the LOC112882241 gene encoding WRKY transcription factor WRKY62-like isoform X1: MDHLVTDTFCMPLQLPTSSVPLVSVRGQAESLEDKLRRLSEENRKLSGALDAILADRPHLRALATSPTPSCHVHAPAEVAAASVTAEPRPKVRTVCARAEPSDADANHLKDGYQWRKYGQKVTRDNPYPRAYFRCAYAPSCAVKKKVQRSAEDKSMLVATYEGEHNHEQRAQSDDVSDASTILQQQQAGSLPCSISINSLGRTIILGPADQRPGSSAEAVAAAEVITPEFRKVLVDELVNLLKNDAEFMESLTSAVAARVMERIPGQIF; encoded by the exons ATGGACCACCTGGTCACCGATACATTTTGCATGCCTCTGCAGTTACCGACGTCCTCTGTTCCATTGGTGTCCGTGCGTGGACAGGCGGAGAGCCTCGAGGACAAGCTGAGGCGGCTCAGCGAGGAGAACCGCAAGCTGTCCGGCGCGCTGGACGCCATCCTCGCCGACCGCCCCCACCTGCGCGCCCTCGCCACGTCGCCGACGCCGAGCTGCCACGTGCACGCGCCGGCAGAAGTGGCGGCCGCCAGCGTGACGGCGGAGCCGCGGCCCAAGGTCAGGACGGTGTGCGCGCGCGCCGAGCCGTCGGACGCCGACGCCAACCACCTCAAGGACGGCTACCAGTGGCGCAAGTACGGCCAGAAGGTGACGCGCGACAACCCGTACCCGAGGGCCTACTTCCGCTGCGCGTACGCTCCCTCCTGCGCCGTCAAGAAGAAG GTGCAAAGGAGTGCGGAGGACAAGTCGATGCTGGTGGCGACATACGAGGGCGAACACAACCACGAGCAGCGCGCCCAGAGCGACGATGTCAGCGACGCATCGACGATcctccagcagcagcaggccggGTCGCTGCCATGCTCGATCTCCATCAACTCGTTGGGCCGGACGATCATCCTTGGTCCGGCGGACCAACGGCCGGGATCGAGCGCCGAGGCGGTCGCCGCAGCGGAGGTCATAACGCCGGAGTTTCGAAAGGTTTTGGTGGACGAGCTCGTGAATCTGCTCAAGAACGATGCGGAGTTCATGGAGTCTCTGACAAGCGCAGTGGCTGCGAGGGTGATGGAGAGAATACCAGGGCAAATATTCTGA
- the LOC112882738 gene encoding CBL-interacting protein kinase 16-like encodes MARSGPEGGEGGGGEERRLVLGKYELGRMLGQGTFAKVYYARDLSAAAAGSGAGSSVAIKVIDKARLRRTEGMVEQLRREISIMRMVRHPNVVGIREVLASRSRVFVVMEYARGGELFAKVARGRLTEDHARRYFQQLVAAVGFCHRRGVAHRDLKPENLLLDEDGRLKVTDFGLAALPEQLRHDGLLHTQCGTPAYVAPEVLRKRGYDGARADLWSCGVVLYVLLCGFLPFQHDNYAKMYQKIFKADYQVPPWVSGEARRLIARLLVVDPAKRASIAEIMLTPWFRKGFVPPVLSPQVSPKKRLVDEDDVGALLEGGGDNSSSASVDSPRSCNAFQLISSMSSGFDLSGLFESEQKAATVFTSRAPAAAVAEKLEVVGRALGFEVTRGTKGWNLRLEAKVEGTNGWLAVTAEVLEVAADVAVVEFAHDAGDALDFNKFCAEDVRPGLAEIVWAWQGDSSPAPAAVAGCAR; translated from the coding sequence ATGGCGAGGTCAGGGCCGGAAGGGGGAGAGGGCGGGGGCGGGGAGGAGCGGAGGCTGGTGCTGGGCAAGTACGAGCTGGGCCGGATGCTGGGGCAGGGCACCTTCGCCAAGGTCTACTACGCGCGGGACCtcagcgccgcggcggcgggctccGGCGCCGGCAGCAGCGTGGCGATCAAGGTGATCGACAAGGCGCGGCTGCGGCGCACGGAGGGGATGGTGGAGCAGCTGCGCCGGGAGATCTCCATCATGCGGATGGTGCGCCACCCCAACGTGGTGGGCATCCGGGAGGTGCTCGCCTCCCGCTCCCGCGTCTTCGTCGTCATGGAGTACGCGCGCGGCGGGGAACTCTTCGCCAAGGTGGCCCGCGGCCGCCTCACCGAGGACCACGCGCGCCGCTACTTCCAGCagctcgtcgccgccgtcggCTTCTGCCACCGCCGCGGCGTCGCGCACCGGGACCTCAAGCCCGAGAACCTGCTCCTcgacgaggacggccgcctCAAGGTCACCGACTTCGGCCTCGCCGCGCTGCCCGAGCAGCTGCGCCACGACGGCCTGCTCCACACGCAGTGCGGCACCCCGGCGTACGTCGCGCCCGAGGTGCTCCGGAAGCGCGGCTACGACGGCGCCCGCGCCGACCTTTGGTCCTGCGGCGTCGTGCTCTACGTCCTGCTCTGCGGATTCCTCCCGTTCCAGCACGACAACTACGCCAAGATGTACCAGAAGATCTTCAAGGCCGACTACCAGGTGCCGCCGTGGGTCTCCGGCGAGGCGCGCCGCCTCATCGCGCGCCTGCTCGTCGTCGACCCCGCCAAGCGCGCCTCCATCGCGGAGATCATGCTCACGCCCTGGTTCAGGAAGGGCTTCGTCCCGCCCGTCCTGTCGCCACAGGTGTCGCCCAAGAAACGGTTGGTCGACGAAGACGATGTCGGCGCCCTCCTCGAGGGCGGGGGCGACAACAGCAGCTCCGCCTCTGTAGACTCGCCCCGGTCGTGCAACGCGTTCCAGCTCATCTCCTCCATGTCCTCCGGGTTCGACCTGTCGGGGCTGTTCGAGAGCGAGCAGAAGGCCGCGACGGTGTTCACGTCCcgcgcgccggcggccgccgtgGCGGAGAAGCTGGAGGTCGTGGGACGCGCCCTGGGGTTCGAGGTCACTAGGGGGACCAAGGGCTGGAATCTGCGGCTGGAGGCCAAGGTCGAGGGCACGAACGGGTGGCTCGCGGTCACCGCCGAGGTGCTCGAGGTGGCCGCGGACGTGGCCGTGGTCGAGTTCGCGCACGACGCCGGGGACGCGCTGGACTTCAACAAGTTCTGCGCAGAGGACGTGCGCCCGGGGCTCGCGGAGATCGTCTGGGCGTGGCAGGGCGACAgctcgcccgcgccggccgccgtcgccgggTGCGCGCGATGA